The Mesorhizobium sp. B1-1-8 genome contains a region encoding:
- a CDS encoding phosphoadenosine phosphosulfate reductase family protein, with the protein MTHPRERHILGISGGRDSAALAVHMRQTRPDLNLEYFFTDTGKELAEVYSFLDRLEGFLGRPITRLNPDRDFDFWLKEYKHFLPSPRTRWCTRQLKLRPLEHWLKDDLEAGVVVHSYVAIRADEPNREGYQATNGNMVVHFPLREAGIDRAGVIDILESAGVGEPEYYQWRTRSGCTFCFFQQKIEWVRLRREHPDAYEDAKRYEKTALEHGSPFTWSQGESLIDLEQPDRIRAVESEFEQRRARLLARRRVNPLAGDKTLTVDDYYGIDEVSAGCVVCHK; encoded by the coding sequence ATGACTCATCCCCGCGAACGGCATATTCTCGGCATTTCGGGTGGACGGGATAGCGCCGCCTTGGCGGTTCACATGCGGCAAACCCGACCGGATCTGAATCTGGAATATTTCTTCACCGACACCGGCAAGGAACTGGCCGAAGTCTACTCTTTTTTGGACCGGCTTGAAGGTTTTCTGGGTCGGCCTATCACCCGGCTCAATCCGGATCGGGATTTTGATTTTTGGCTCAAGGAATATAAGCATTTCCTACCATCGCCGCGCACGCGTTGGTGTACCCGACAGCTCAAGTTGCGGCCCTTGGAACACTGGCTCAAGGATGATCTCGAAGCCGGTGTTGTCGTCCATTCCTATGTCGCGATACGAGCCGATGAGCCGAACCGAGAGGGCTACCAAGCGACGAACGGGAATATGGTCGTGCATTTTCCTCTGCGCGAAGCCGGTATCGATCGAGCCGGCGTGATCGACATCCTAGAGAGTGCCGGGGTAGGGGAGCCCGAGTATTATCAGTGGCGGACACGATCAGGATGCACGTTTTGCTTCTTTCAGCAGAAGATCGAGTGGGTCCGGCTTAGACGCGAGCATCCCGACGCCTACGAGGATGCGAAACGATATGAGAAAACCGCGCTTGAGCACGGGTCACCCTTCACCTGGAGTCAGGGGGAGAGCCTTATCGATCTTGAGCAGCCTGACCGGATCAGAGCAGTGGAGTCCGAGTTCGAGCAGCGGCGTGCGCGCCTCTTGGCACGACGGCGTGTTAATCCTCTCGCCGGTGACAAGACTCTGACTGTTGACGACTATTACGGCATCGACGAAGTCTCGGCCGGCTGCGTCGTATGCCACAAATAG
- a CDS encoding ATP-binding protein: MTTLAKIVRVERRFALSARLDSDLTGTPPLTGYVLQPSVRKSLEAMVAGIADGGQRAFTWTGPYGGGKSCAALLVANLVAGAPEQRKIARGIAGEELVAQFGRAFPEDDRDWAVLALTGRRASLAGDLIAAATGAFKWTKTMRAMVEADDRALIAQLEAEAKKRGGLLLIVDELGKFFEHAIAEGGDVHLLQDLAERANRSEGRLVIVGVLHQSFEQYAGKLNRTARDEWAKVQGRFQNVPFVAQADEVAALLARAVTSDRTPAAAEVLARKTAEAVSARRPVDADNLGETLRQAWPLHPVTALLLGPVSRQRFTQNERSVFGFLSSAEPYGFQAHLEATDARAADAWFGPDQLWDYLVANFGSALSVGPDGARMTLAMEAVERAALRSVLCAKLAKAAALIEFFRNGSGLAVADDFLRLCASTATTAEVDAALAELVARAILIRQPRLGGYALFAGSDFDLDEAIGLVSEKLEADALTGLPVRLGIGPIAAKRHYFETGALRTFDVLLQFGEQVPKDCKPWAAAIAARLARTKRRASGVLILLLPDAYTFEAKPETAAKVLGESLEEAGVLAAVATARNIFMLREHATDLYAVDRIEASHPQLEGDRIARRELSARRSLITDAVRRELLDAFAAASWWRLGERDKSLDGRSLSIVASAVASKAFYSAPIIQSELLYRDRPSSSAMAGLRALTHAMVSKSGEADLGMIGFPAERGLYLTILKPFGLHGQDHAGAWRFQDPNDEAGESLRPAWKVLATGRRLPLNELYDKWSRRPYGLKRGVMPVFVLAFLMAHRATIAVYVDGLYQAVIDDVFVDRMLQEPNAIEFRRVVRSKKDDAFILALATLLSQSGEAVEAEALPVASALFQRFHALPIWSQRTLSLPPAVTRVRDVILKAKDPEALLFSDLADVLKDEVDPAVVVAKALSAFEAAYPAMLSALKWAVADHLGVEVDTFEGLGIRAVTAAGVTADLRLDAFAMRAGAFEANEGDIEGLASLLVHKPPRSWSDREHEQALFELAKLSRRFREAETFAGVKGRAPTSQAISVMVGLNPKERPVFHTFEVTDKELAQAEKLADDFLGLMRGRNFRSTVELAAVARIVERLSAEEATEVA, translated from the coding sequence CCATGGTCGCCGGCATCGCCGATGGCGGTCAGCGGGCATTCACCTGGACTGGACCCTATGGCGGCGGCAAGTCGTGCGCGGCGCTGCTCGTGGCCAACCTGGTCGCAGGTGCCCCCGAGCAGCGCAAGATTGCGCGTGGTATCGCGGGCGAAGAACTTGTGGCGCAATTCGGTCGAGCGTTTCCTGAAGATGATAGGGATTGGGCCGTCCTTGCCTTGACCGGGCGCCGGGCTAGCCTTGCGGGCGACCTGATCGCCGCAGCCACGGGTGCGTTCAAGTGGACGAAGACCATGCGGGCGATGGTCGAGGCGGACGATCGCGCCTTGATTGCGCAACTTGAAGCCGAGGCGAAAAAGCGAGGCGGCCTTCTGCTCATTGTTGATGAGCTTGGGAAGTTCTTTGAGCACGCAATTGCCGAAGGCGGAGACGTGCATCTCCTTCAGGATCTTGCCGAACGCGCCAACCGCTCCGAGGGAAGACTCGTGATCGTTGGTGTGCTTCACCAATCCTTCGAGCAATATGCGGGGAAGCTCAATCGCACGGCGCGAGACGAATGGGCCAAGGTGCAAGGCCGTTTCCAGAACGTACCGTTCGTGGCCCAAGCGGACGAGGTAGCTGCCCTCTTGGCGCGGGCAGTTACCAGCGATCGTACCCCGGCTGCAGCCGAGGTTCTGGCTCGTAAAACTGCCGAGGCCGTCTCAGCGCGCCGTCCGGTTGATGCAGACAATCTGGGGGAAACCCTGCGGCAGGCGTGGCCGCTTCATCCGGTCACCGCTCTTTTGCTCGGACCCGTGTCTCGACAGCGCTTCACCCAGAACGAACGTAGCGTGTTCGGCTTCCTGTCGTCAGCCGAGCCATACGGATTTCAGGCGCATTTGGAAGCGACCGACGCGCGGGCAGCAGACGCCTGGTTCGGTCCGGACCAGTTATGGGATTATCTGGTAGCCAACTTTGGGTCAGCTTTATCGGTCGGTCCGGACGGAGCCCGGATGACGCTGGCGATGGAAGCAGTTGAGCGGGCTGCACTTCGCAGTGTGCTCTGCGCCAAATTAGCCAAGGCGGCGGCGCTTATCGAGTTCTTTCGAAATGGCTCCGGTCTAGCCGTTGCCGACGACTTCTTGCGCCTGTGCGCATCGACCGCGACGACCGCAGAAGTCGATGCTGCGCTGGCTGAGTTGGTCGCCCGCGCGATCTTGATCCGTCAACCGCGCCTGGGCGGCTACGCGCTGTTTGCTGGCAGCGACTTTGATCTCGATGAAGCGATCGGTCTGGTGAGTGAGAAGCTTGAAGCAGACGCCTTAACGGGTTTGCCGGTTCGGTTGGGGATCGGCCCGATCGCGGCGAAGCGTCATTACTTCGAAACCGGCGCGCTGCGCACCTTCGATGTCTTGCTGCAATTCGGTGAGCAGGTTCCTAAGGACTGTAAGCCCTGGGCGGCTGCCATTGCGGCGCGTTTAGCCAGGACCAAACGGCGAGCCAGCGGTGTGCTCATTTTGCTCTTGCCTGATGCCTACACCTTCGAGGCAAAACCCGAGACTGCGGCGAAGGTCCTGGGGGAATCGCTGGAGGAAGCCGGAGTTCTTGCCGCTGTGGCCACGGCAAGGAACATCTTTATGCTGCGCGAGCACGCGACAGATCTATACGCCGTCGACCGCATCGAGGCGTCTCACCCACAACTGGAGGGCGACCGCATCGCCCGCCGCGAACTGTCTGCCCGCCGGTCTCTGATTACCGACGCGGTTCGGCGCGAATTGCTCGACGCGTTCGCCGCGGCAAGTTGGTGGCGGCTTGGGGAGCGCGATAAGAGTCTCGACGGGCGATCGCTCAGCATCGTGGCATCGGCCGTCGCTAGCAAGGCATTCTACAGCGCACCGATCATCCAGAGTGAGTTGCTCTATCGGGATCGTCCGTCGAGCAGCGCTATGGCTGGCTTACGGGCCTTGACGCACGCCATGGTTTCTAAATCCGGAGAGGCGGATTTAGGCATGATCGGATTTCCAGCCGAGCGGGGCCTCTATCTGACGATCCTGAAACCTTTCGGGCTTCACGGTCAGGACCATGCTGGAGCTTGGCGGTTCCAGGATCCCAATGATGAAGCCGGCGAGAGTTTGCGCCCTGCCTGGAAGGTGCTAGCCACCGGCCGACGCTTGCCGCTCAACGAACTCTACGACAAGTGGAGTAGGCGACCCTATGGCCTCAAGCGCGGGGTCATGCCGGTCTTCGTTCTTGCCTTCCTCATGGCGCACCGCGCCACGATCGCCGTTTATGTCGACGGGCTCTACCAAGCGGTGATCGACGATGTCTTCGTGGATCGCATGCTGCAGGAACCCAATGCGATCGAGTTCCGGCGCGTTGTGCGGTCGAAGAAGGATGATGCCTTCATTCTAGCTCTAGCGACGTTGCTGTCCCAAAGCGGCGAGGCGGTTGAAGCCGAGGCGTTGCCGGTTGCGTCAGCGCTTTTTCAGCGCTTCCATGCGCTCCCGATATGGTCGCAGCGCACCCTGAGCTTGCCGCCTGCCGTGACGCGGGTGCGCGACGTCATTCTGAAAGCGAAGGATCCGGAAGCTCTGTTGTTTTCCGATCTCGCTGACGTTTTGAAGGATGAAGTTGATCCTGCGGTTGTGGTCGCCAAGGCATTGTCGGCTTTTGAAGCCGCCTATCCCGCCATGCTCTCGGCGCTGAAGTGGGCGGTCGCGGATCATCTCGGCGTCGAGGTAGACACGTTCGAAGGGCTAGGCATTCGGGCGGTCACCGCTGCCGGGGTGACCGCCGACCTGCGCTTGGACGCCTTTGCTATGCGCGCTGGCGCTTTTGAGGCCAACGAGGGCGATATCGAGGGTCTGGCCAGCCTACTGGTGCATAAGCCACCCCGCAGTTGGTCCGACCGTGAGCATGAGCAGGCTTTGTTCGAATTAGCCAAGCTGTCGCGCCGTTTCCGCGAAGCGGAAACCTTTGCGGGGGTGAAGGGTCGAGCGCCAACCTCGCAAGCGATTTCAGTTATGGTTGGCCTCAATCCGAAGGAGCGACCGGTCTTTCATACTTTTGAAGTGACAGACAAGGAGCTTGCCCAAGCTGAGAAGCTAGCCGATGACTTCCTTGGGCTAATGCGCGGACGCAATTTTCGGTCAACTGTCGAGCTAGCGGCAGTAGCAAGGATCGTCGAGCGGCTGTCGGCCGAGGAAGCCACGGAGGTCGCATGA